In Kordia antarctica, the following proteins share a genomic window:
- a CDS encoding type II toxin-antitoxin system RelE/ParE family toxin, producing MNIIWTDFAIDNFKKIVDYYSIKVSKKVAHKIRKQLLESTSQLKDNPESGQIEYNLEKLK from the coding sequence ATGAACATAATTTGGACTGATTTTGCGATTGATAATTTTAAAAAGATAGTTGACTATTATTCCATCAAAGTATCCAAAAAGGTTGCACACAAAATTCGAAAGCAACTACTTGAATCTACAAGTCAACTCAAGGATAATCCCGAATCAGGACAAATTGAATACAACCTCGAAAAGCTTAAATAA
- a CDS encoding type II toxin-antitoxin system RelE/ParE family toxin — MVRTVIWTLQADAELNNAFLELLEQSKSIELTTRIIAEIYESASILAANPEVYKLDILKQNNEGNIRAFEKHTYRISYLIEEKVIYIIRVKHAKQEPLEY; from the coding sequence ATGGTCAGAACAGTAATTTGGACGCTTCAAGCTGATGCAGAATTAAACAATGCTTTTTTAGAATTATTAGAGCAATCAAAATCGATTGAACTAACAACAAGAATTATTGCAGAAATTTACGAATCTGCTTCTATATTAGCAGCCAATCCTGAGGTTTATAAATTAGATATACTTAAACAAAATAACGAAGGAAATATTAGAGCCTTTGAAAAACATACGTATAGAATATCATATCTTATTGAAGAAAAAGTAATTTACATTATTCGTGTAAAACATGCCAAACAAGAGCCTTTAGAATATTAA
- a CDS encoding alpha-ketoacid dehydrogenase subunit alpha/beta: MQAKVENTQDISFDQFKEEIIQDYTTAVISRECSLLGRREVLTGKAKFGIFGDGKEVPQLALAKAFQNGDFRSGYYRDQTFMMAIGELNIQQFFAGLYAHTDIEVEPMSAGRQMGGHFATHSLDKNGDWKNLTQQKNSSADISPTAGQMPRLLGLAQASKIYRNVTGIDAEKFSDNGNEIAWGTIGNASTSEGLFFETINAAGVLQVPMVMSVWDDEYGISVHAKYQTTKENISEILKGFQRTETEKGYEIFTVNGWDYPSLIATYQKASDIAREEHVPVLIHVQQVTQPQGHSTSGSHERYKDKERLAWEVEYDCNAQMRKWMIENGIETEEVLIALEKDIKKRVRDGKKAAWSAFVAPMKQERTEAVNLLENLAKSSPNKVFINKLKEELAAIVEPIRKEIAGFTRKGLRLVIGESSAEKQALSNWIKAYFEKIQPKYSSHLYSESDKNVFNIEANAPTYNDDSEEVDARLILRENFDALFSKYPEVLIFGEDAGKIGDVNQGLEGMQEKYGELRVSDTGIREATILGQGIGMAMRGLRPIAEIQYLDYLLYALQIMSDDLATLQYRTKGTQKAPVIIRTRGHRLEGIWHSGSPMGAIINSIRGIHVLVPRNMTKAAGFYNTLLESDEPALVIECLNGYRLKEQLPTNLGEFKTPLGVVETIKEGTDMTIVSYGSTLRIIEQAAKELQAVGIDIEIIDCQSLLPFDTNHDILKSVAKTNRLLVIDEDVPGGASAFIIQNIIDDQDAYQHLDSKPQTLTAKAHRPAYGTDGDYFSKPSAEDIFEKIYMMMHEVNPTDFPGIY, from the coding sequence ATGCAAGCAAAAGTTGAAAACACACAAGATATTTCATTCGATCAATTTAAAGAAGAAATCATTCAAGATTACACAACTGCGGTAATCAGTAGAGAATGCAGTCTTTTGGGTCGTAGAGAAGTCTTGACAGGAAAAGCCAAGTTTGGTATTTTCGGTGACGGAAAAGAAGTTCCGCAACTTGCTTTAGCGAAAGCTTTTCAAAATGGTGATTTTAGATCGGGTTATTACCGAGATCAAACATTTATGATGGCAATTGGCGAATTGAATATTCAACAATTTTTTGCAGGTTTGTATGCACATACAGACATTGAAGTAGAACCAATGTCGGCTGGAAGACAAATGGGCGGACATTTTGCTACACACAGTTTGGATAAAAATGGTGACTGGAAAAACTTAACACAACAAAAAAATTCAAGTGCAGACATCTCTCCTACTGCTGGACAAATGCCGCGATTGTTAGGTTTGGCGCAAGCATCTAAAATATATAGAAACGTTACAGGAATTGATGCCGAGAAATTCTCCGACAACGGAAACGAAATTGCTTGGGGAACGATTGGAAATGCAAGCACAAGTGAAGGTTTATTTTTTGAAACAATCAATGCAGCAGGCGTTTTGCAAGTTCCGATGGTGATGAGTGTTTGGGATGATGAATACGGAATTTCAGTGCATGCAAAATATCAAACTACGAAAGAAAATATTTCTGAAATTTTAAAAGGTTTTCAACGTACAGAAACTGAAAAAGGATATGAAATTTTTACCGTAAATGGTTGGGATTATCCTTCATTAATAGCAACGTATCAAAAAGCATCTGATATTGCGCGTGAAGAACACGTTCCTGTGTTAATTCATGTGCAACAAGTTACGCAACCACAAGGACATTCAACCTCTGGTTCGCACGAACGTTATAAAGATAAAGAGCGTTTGGCTTGGGAAGTAGAATATGATTGTAATGCACAAATGCGTAAGTGGATGATTGAAAACGGCATTGAAACGGAAGAAGTTTTGATTGCCTTAGAAAAAGATATTAAAAAGCGAGTTCGTGACGGAAAAAAAGCAGCTTGGTCAGCGTTTGTTGCGCCAATGAAGCAAGAACGTACAGAAGCTGTAAACTTACTAGAAAACTTAGCAAAGTCAAGTCCTAACAAGGTTTTTATAAATAAACTAAAAGAAGAATTGGCTGCGATTGTAGAACCAATTCGTAAAGAAATTGCAGGATTTACACGTAAAGGCTTGCGTTTGGTTATTGGAGAATCTTCTGCTGAAAAACAAGCATTAAGCAATTGGATCAAAGCATATTTTGAGAAAATTCAACCAAAATACAGTTCACATTTATATAGTGAATCTGACAAAAACGTGTTCAATATTGAAGCAAATGCACCAACTTACAATGACGATTCGGAAGAAGTTGATGCGCGTTTGATACTGAGAGAAAACTTTGACGCGCTCTTTTCAAAATATCCTGAAGTTTTAATTTTTGGAGAAGATGCAGGAAAAATTGGCGATGTTAATCAAGGTTTGGAAGGAATGCAAGAGAAATATGGCGAATTGCGTGTTTCTGATACAGGAATTCGGGAAGCTACGATTCTTGGACAAGGAATTGGAATGGCAATGCGTGGCTTGCGTCCGATTGCGGAAATTCAATATTTAGATTATTTATTATATGCATTACAAATCATGAGTGATGATTTGGCAACTTTACAATATAGAACTAAAGGAACGCAAAAAGCACCTGTAATTATTAGAACGCGCGGACATCGTTTGGAAGGAATTTGGCATTCTGGTTCGCCAATGGGCGCAATTATCAACTCCATTCGAGGAATTCATGTGCTAGTTCCAAGAAACATGACCAAAGCCGCAGGATTTTACAATACGTTACTTGAAAGTGACGAACCTGCATTAGTGATTGAATGTTTGAATGGATATCGTTTAAAAGAACAATTGCCAACTAATTTAGGAGAATTTAAAACACCTTTAGGCGTTGTAGAAACTATTAAAGAAGGAACAGATATGACAATTGTTTCGTATGGTTCTACTTTACGAATTATAGAACAAGCTGCAAAAGAATTGCAAGCTGTCGGAATTGATATCGAAATTATTGATTGTCAATCGTTATTGCCTTTTGATACGAATCATGATATTTTGAAAAGTGTTGCAAAGACAAATAGGTTGTTAGTGATTGACGAAGATGTTCCTGGTGGCGCGTCTGCATTCATTATACAAAACATTATAGACGACCAAGATGCATATCAACATTTGGATAGCAAACCGCAAACTTTAACTGCAAAAGCACACAGACCAGCTTATGGAACTGATGGCGATTATTTCTCAAAACCATCTGCAGAAGATATTTTTGAAAAAATTTATATGATGATGCATGAAGTGAATCCGACGGACTTTCCTGGGATTTACTAA
- a CDS encoding gluzincin family metallopeptidase → MNTIRTHFGFYLLFLLSISAFGQHKNTVTATLHAESNTITIVQKITYVNETGETLNEIYLNDWNHAFSGKDTPLAKRFAEEYRRNFHLARKKKRGNTTIGNISANGTSANWERLKEQVDIVKITLNKSLKPNESISIDLNYEVKLPSDEFTRYGYKDDGDFSLKYWYMTPAAYNNGWKLYSNKNLDDLYTEQAEHDITLIFPKKYNAISNADTAVEGENGIVQLSAKNVKDVTILLRQNSEFQTFQTDKVNITTNLYAFGLDDKMKAIAIDKVVQFIHKNLGEFPRENMMISKIDNKKNPVYGLGQLPSFIRPFTDDFQFEMKILKAVLTKNLEESMWMDTRKEKWISDALETYMLMVYAETYYPHMKLTGGLSKIWGVRSYEFAKLEFNDQYPFLFMLMARKNIDQSLSTPKDSLTKFNNNIANKYKAGVGLKYLKSYFDDAIIDDFVKEFYTTNRLKKTSRTDFENLLQSKAPKDIDWYFDNYVDSRKRIDYKIKKVKKLDDSLQVTIQNKYNGNFPISLFGIKNDSVVSKYWITDIGEKKTVTIPRDDVDRLVLNYDKIIPEFNQRDNWKSLNGFFSNNKKLKFTFFKDAENPHYNQVFYVPIAQFNLYDGFTPGMRFYNKTFLTKRLLYDIKPSYGFKSKSLVGSGSVSYRHDIDSKSDLYFARFSMSGNYYHYEDDLAYTRFVPKVTFGFRNPDFRSNQKEFLDFRYIIVKRDQPTDITDITFENEPDYSVFNARYVYSNPDPLRHLTWFTDFQLAKRFSKVSFNLNYRKLFQDNRQLNVRFFFGKFLFNDTNSDFFSFALDRPTDYLFDYNYYGRSEDTGLFSQQLVVAEGGFKSKLENPFSNDWIGTANASYSVWRWIEVYGDVGILKNTDANARFVYDSGIRLNLVPDYFELYIPLYSNNGWEIAQPGFDQRIRFIVTLSPKTLTKLFTRKWF, encoded by the coding sequence TTGAATACGATACGCACCCATTTCGGATTTTACCTATTATTTCTCCTAAGCATTTCAGCTTTCGGACAACATAAAAATACGGTTACAGCAACATTACATGCTGAAAGTAATACGATCACTATTGTTCAGAAAATCACGTATGTGAATGAAACTGGTGAAACGCTCAACGAAATCTATCTCAATGATTGGAATCACGCATTCTCTGGAAAAGATACGCCTTTGGCAAAACGATTTGCAGAAGAATATCGTAGAAATTTTCACTTAGCCAGAAAGAAAAAACGTGGAAATACAACTATTGGTAACATTTCCGCAAACGGAACTTCCGCAAACTGGGAACGTTTAAAAGAGCAAGTAGATATTGTAAAAATTACGCTTAACAAATCGTTAAAACCAAACGAAAGTATTTCAATCGATCTTAACTACGAAGTAAAATTACCAAGTGACGAGTTTACACGTTATGGTTACAAAGACGATGGCGATTTCAGTCTAAAATATTGGTATATGACGCCTGCCGCGTACAACAACGGCTGGAAATTATACAGTAACAAAAACTTAGACGATTTATACACGGAACAAGCGGAACACGACATTACGCTCATTTTTCCTAAGAAATACAACGCAATTTCGAATGCTGACACTGCTGTAGAAGGTGAAAACGGAATTGTTCAACTTTCTGCTAAAAATGTAAAAGACGTTACCATTTTATTGCGTCAGAATTCAGAATTCCAAACGTTTCAAACGGATAAAGTAAACATCACGACAAACTTATATGCATTCGGTTTGGATGATAAAATGAAAGCGATTGCTATTGACAAGGTGGTTCAATTCATTCATAAAAATTTAGGCGAGTTTCCAAGAGAAAACATGATGATTTCTAAAATTGACAACAAAAAGAATCCTGTGTATGGATTGGGTCAATTGCCATCATTTATCAGACCTTTTACAGATGATTTTCAATTCGAGATGAAAATCTTAAAAGCAGTTTTGACCAAAAATTTAGAGGAATCTATGTGGATGGACACGCGAAAAGAAAAGTGGATTTCGGATGCGTTAGAAACCTATATGTTAATGGTTTATGCTGAAACGTATTATCCGCATATGAAGTTAACTGGCGGATTATCAAAGATTTGGGGAGTTCGTTCGTATGAATTTGCAAAACTAGAATTCAACGATCAATATCCGTTTTTATTCATGTTAATGGCACGTAAAAACATTGATCAGTCGCTAAGTACTCCAAAAGATTCGTTGACAAAATTCAACAATAATATTGCTAACAAATACAAAGCTGGCGTTGGATTGAAATACTTGAAATCGTACTTTGATGATGCAATTATTGATGATTTTGTAAAAGAATTCTATACGACAAATCGTTTGAAAAAAACGAGTCGTACAGACTTTGAAAACTTACTACAATCCAAAGCTCCAAAAGATATTGATTGGTATTTTGACAATTATGTAGATTCAAGAAAACGAATTGATTACAAGATTAAAAAAGTCAAAAAATTAGACGATTCATTACAAGTTACCATTCAAAATAAATACAATGGCAACTTCCCTATTTCGTTGTTCGGAATTAAAAATGATTCGGTTGTTTCAAAATATTGGATTACAGATATTGGCGAAAAGAAAACCGTGACTATTCCGCGCGACGATGTTGATCGTTTGGTTTTGAATTATGACAAAATTATTCCAGAATTTAACCAAAGAGACAACTGGAAATCGTTAAATGGCTTCTTTTCAAACAATAAAAAATTAAAGTTCACTTTTTTTAAAGATGCTGAAAATCCACATTATAATCAGGTTTTTTATGTGCCAATTGCGCAATTTAACTTGTATGACGGATTTACGCCAGGAATGCGATTCTACAATAAAACATTCTTAACCAAGCGTTTATTATATGATATAAAACCTTCGTACGGATTCAAATCGAAATCGTTAGTTGGTTCGGGAAGTGTTTCTTATCGTCATGATATTGACAGTAAAAGCGATTTGTATTTTGCTCGTTTTTCCATGTCTGGAAATTACTATCATTATGAAGATGACTTAGCGTACACGCGATTTGTGCCGAAAGTAACTTTTGGTTTTAGAAATCCAGATTTCAGATCGAATCAAAAAGAATTCTTAGATTTTAGATACATTATTGTAAAACGAGATCAACCGACAGATATAACGGATATTACTTTTGAAAATGAACCAGATTACAGCGTTTTCAATGCGCGTTATGTATATTCAAATCCTGATCCATTGCGTCATTTAACATGGTTTACGGACTTTCAATTGGCAAAAAGATTCTCTAAAGTTTCGTTCAACTTAAATTACAGAAAATTATTTCAAGATAACCGACAATTAAACGTGCGTTTCTTCTTCGGAAAGTTCTTATTTAATGATACAAACTCAGATTTTTTCAGCTTTGCGCTCGATAGACCAACGGATTATTTGTTTGATTATAACTATTACGGACGTTCTGAAGACACCGGATTATTCAGTCAGCAATTAGTAGTCGCAGAAGGTGGATTTAAGTCAAAACTAGAAAATCCATTCTCAAACGATTGGATTGGAACCGCAAATGCGAGTTACAGTGTTTGGCGTTGGATTGAAGTCTACGGCGACGTTGGAATCTTAAAAAATACAGATGCAAATGCACGATTTGTATACGATTCTGGAATTCGTTTAAACTTAGTTCCTGATTATTTTGAATTGTACATTCCACTATATTCTAACAATGGTTGGGAAATTGCACAGCCAGGTTTTGATCAACGCATCCGATTCATCGTAACGTTAAGTCCTAAAACATTGACGAAATTATTCACACGGAAGTGGTTTTGA